The proteins below are encoded in one region of Psychrilyobacter piezotolerans:
- a CDS encoding sigma-70 family RNA polymerase sigma factor, translated as MGERARFEVTEEILEEAKSGNEEAVGMVVENYKGFVMMNAKNYFLLGAERDDLIQEGMIGLLKAIRAYDTEKAASFKTFATICVKRQIITAIKKANSNKNKALNTSIGIENENKETNREIEYFRGLKSYQSYNPEELALSKEQMNGLRNYLERKLSPLETSVFRYMVKGYPYKEIAEKMGEKVKAVDNAIQRIKRKSELWLDTYKGLS; from the coding sequence TTGGGAGAGAGAGCGAGATTTGAAGTTACTGAAGAAATATTAGAGGAAGCAAAAAGTGGAAATGAAGAAGCTGTAGGGATGGTTGTGGAAAACTATAAGGGTTTTGTTATGATGAATGCCAAGAACTATTTTTTACTGGGTGCTGAAAGAGATGATCTTATTCAAGAAGGAATGATTGGACTATTAAAGGCTATTAGAGCGTACGATACTGAGAAAGCGGCATCATTTAAAACTTTTGCCACAATTTGTGTGAAAAGGCAGATAATTACAGCTATAAAAAAAGCCAACTCCAACAAGAATAAAGCGTTGAATACATCTATTGGTATAGAGAACGAAAATAAGGAGACCAATAGGGAGATAGAATATTTTAGGGGATTAAAATCTTATCAATCGTATAATCCAGAAGAACTGGCTCTGTCTAAGGAGCAGATGAATGGATTAAGAAATTACCTGGAGAGAAAGTTAAGTCCGCTGGAAACTTCTGTTTTTAGATATATGGTAAAAGGATATCCGTATAAAGAGATTGCGGAAAAAATGGGTGAAAAGGTAAAGGCAGTGGATAATGCCATCCAAAGGATAAAAAGAAAAAGTGAGCTGTGGCTGGATACATATAAAGGATTAAGTTAG
- the leuS gene encoding leucine--tRNA ligase, with protein sequence MREYMFNEIEKNLQNTWNEKKIFETKNKVEGKENYYVLEMLPFPSGKLHMGHVRNYTIGDVIARYKTMKGYNVLHPMGWDSFGLPAENAAIQNGAHPATWTVKNIEYMKDQLKMLGFSYDWDREIASYKPDYYKWNQWIFKKMYENDLVYRKKSTVNWCPKCDTVLANEQVEDGKCWRHGDTDVTQKDLTQWFFKITEYADELLKGHEEIKKGWPEKVITMQKNWIGKSFGTEIAFNLEGSEEKLPMFTTRIDTLFGVTYCVIAPEHPMVAEILGEKPEIKDAVDAMKNEDMIARTAEGKEKNGVFTGRYLINPVNGEKVELWIADYVLMNYGTGAVMAVPAHDERDFAFAKKYDLPMKVVINPIEKKTKKEIKIEVKEMENAFIGKGIMTNSDKFDGISSKEALTKMAEHVEELGFGERTVKYRLKDWGVSRQRYWGTPIPAIYCDKCGIVMESDENLPVKLPMDIKFSGNGNPLETSEEFKNATCPTCGGPAKRETDTMDTFVDSSWYYLRYCDPKNTDMPIDKNIADSWSPVDQYIGGVEHAVMHLLYSRFFHKVLRDMGLLSTDEPFKRLLTQGMVLGPSYYEKSTGKYLFPNETEIKDEKSYSKTTGEELVVKVEKMSKSKNNGVDPLHIITEYGADAARLFTMFAAPPEKELEWNENGLAGSSRFLNRVWRMVVENKGYFETGSIDLEKVSKADKNVIRKLHQTIKKVTASIEDNYHFNTSIAANMELINELQDFKANILDNGETTSESKKVFTETVRTMIIMLSPFVPHITDELWAELGETGHLFQIPWPTHVEELTISDDVQIGVQVNGKLRATLDVSRTITKEELEALALAAPNVIKFTEGKTIVKKIVVPGRIVNIVVK encoded by the coding sequence ATGAGAGAATATATGTTTAATGAGATCGAAAAAAACTTACAAAACACATGGAATGAAAAAAAAATATTTGAAACAAAAAATAAAGTAGAGGGAAAAGAGAATTATTATGTGTTGGAAATGCTGCCCTTCCCATCAGGGAAACTTCATATGGGACACGTAAGAAACTATACTATAGGTGATGTGATCGCCAGGTATAAAACTATGAAGGGGTACAATGTCCTTCATCCAATGGGTTGGGATTCCTTTGGATTACCGGCAGAAAATGCAGCTATCCAAAATGGTGCACATCCTGCCACTTGGACGGTAAAAAACATAGAATATATGAAGGACCAGTTAAAGATGTTGGGATTTTCATATGACTGGGACAGGGAGATAGCTTCTTATAAACCGGATTATTATAAGTGGAATCAATGGATCTTTAAAAAAATGTATGAAAATGATTTGGTGTACAGAAAAAAATCTACAGTTAACTGGTGCCCTAAGTGTGATACGGTATTAGCCAATGAACAGGTAGAAGATGGTAAGTGCTGGAGACATGGAGATACAGATGTGACTCAAAAAGATTTGACTCAGTGGTTCTTCAAGATAACTGAATATGCAGATGAATTATTAAAGGGACATGAAGAGATAAAAAAGGGATGGCCGGAAAAGGTAATTACCATGCAAAAAAACTGGATAGGGAAATCTTTTGGTACTGAGATAGCTTTTAATCTGGAAGGATCTGAGGAAAAATTACCGATGTTTACCACCAGGATAGATACTCTATTTGGTGTGACATATTGTGTGATAGCCCCGGAGCATCCAATGGTAGCAGAGATCTTAGGGGAGAAACCTGAGATCAAAGATGCGGTAGATGCTATGAAAAACGAAGATATGATAGCTAGAACTGCAGAGGGTAAGGAAAAAAATGGAGTGTTTACAGGGAGATACCTGATCAATCCGGTAAATGGTGAGAAAGTAGAACTTTGGATAGCAGATTATGTGCTTATGAACTATGGGACAGGAGCTGTTATGGCTGTGCCTGCTCATGATGAAAGAGATTTTGCCTTTGCAAAAAAATATGACCTGCCTATGAAAGTAGTAATAAATCCTATAGAGAAGAAGACTAAAAAAGAGATAAAAATAGAAGTAAAAGAGATGGAAAATGCATTTATCGGAAAGGGTATCATGACTAATTCTGATAAATTTGATGGGATTTCATCTAAAGAAGCCTTAACTAAGATGGCGGAGCATGTAGAAGAACTGGGATTTGGTGAAAGAACGGTAAAATACAGATTAAAAGACTGGGGAGTATCCAGACAAAGGTATTGGGGAACTCCTATTCCGGCTATCTACTGCGATAAATGTGGAATAGTAATGGAATCAGATGAAAATCTGCCTGTTAAACTGCCTATGGATATTAAATTCTCAGGAAATGGAAACCCGTTGGAGACATCGGAAGAATTCAAAAATGCAACTTGCCCGACGTGTGGAGGACCTGCAAAGAGGGAGACGGATACAATGGACACCTTTGTAGATTCATCTTGGTATTATTTGAGATATTGTGATCCAAAGAATACAGATATGCCTATCGATAAGAATATAGCTGACAGCTGGTCTCCTGTAGATCAATATATTGGAGGAGTAGAACATGCTGTGATGCATCTGTTGTATTCTAGATTCTTCCATAAAGTTCTCAGAGATATGGGATTATTATCTACAGATGAACCTTTTAAGAGGCTGCTGACTCAAGGGATGGTATTAGGACCATCATACTATGAGAAGAGTACAGGAAAGTACCTGTTTCCAAATGAAACTGAGATAAAAGATGAAAAATCATATTCTAAAACCACAGGTGAAGAGCTGGTAGTAAAGGTAGAAAAAATGTCTAAATCTAAAAATAACGGGGTAGATCCATTGCATATAATTACCGAATATGGAGCAGATGCTGCCAGGTTATTTACAATGTTTGCTGCACCACCGGAGAAGGAATTGGAGTGGAATGAAAATGGATTGGCCGGGTCGTCTAGATTCTTAAACAGAGTTTGGAGGATGGTTGTAGAAAATAAAGGATATTTTGAAACAGGCAGTATAGATTTAGAGAAGGTTTCTAAAGCAGATAAAAATGTGATCAGAAAATTACATCAGACTATTAAAAAAGTAACTGCATCTATCGAGGATAACTACCACTTCAATACATCTATTGCGGCTAACATGGAACTGATCAATGAGCTGCAGGATTTCAAGGCAAATATATTAGATAATGGTGAAACAACCAGTGAATCTAAAAAAGTGTTTACCGAAACTGTAAGGACAATGATAATCATGTTGTCACCCTTTGTTCCTCATATTACCGATGAATTGTGGGCAGAATTAGGAGAAACGGGACACCTGTTCCAAATACCTTGGCCGACTCATGTGGAGGAGCTGACTATCTCTGATGATGTGCAGATAGGTGTGCAGGTAAATGGTAAATTGAGAGCTACCTTGGATGTTTCCAGAACTATTACAAAGGAAGAATTGGAAGCTTTAGCTTTAGCGGCTCCCAATGTGATTAAGTTTACAGAAGGAAAAACTATAGTGAAGAAGATAGTTGTTCCAGGAAGAATAGTAAATATAGTGGTGAAATAA
- a CDS encoding outer membrane beta-barrel protein, which translates to MKRILVVLMFTVMSLNALALDLWVKGGVNQGTGSKKMEDFGYNAALELSQGFLGFVDLGAGIAYNGNLKFDGISVQENVGYDLTPVYVFAKFNIIPVALKPYVVARLGKNFVVNDNTDYNGKSEAKGGAYGAVGVGVEFLSSFQGEVLYSISEVRNNPSGKDNVDMVSLTLGYNFF; encoded by the coding sequence ATGAAGAGAATTCTAGTTGTATTGATGTTTACTGTGATGTCGTTAAACGCCCTAGCTCTGGATCTATGGGTAAAGGGTGGAGTTAATCAGGGAACCGGAAGCAAAAAAATGGAAGATTTTGGCTATAATGCAGCACTGGAACTCAGCCAGGGGTTCTTAGGTTTTGTAGACTTAGGAGCTGGTATAGCTTATAATGGAAATTTGAAATTTGATGGTATTTCGGTACAGGAAAATGTTGGGTATGATCTGACTCCTGTATATGTATTTGCCAAGTTCAATATCATACCAGTGGCTCTAAAACCTTATGTGGTAGCCAGGCTGGGGAAAAACTTTGTAGTAAATGATAATACGGATTATAATGGAAAATCTGAAGCTAAAGGAGGAGCCTATGGAGCTGTGGGAGTAGGAGTAGAATTTTTAAGTTCTTTCCAAGGTGAAGTACTTTACTCGATTTCAGAAGTGAGAAATAATCCCAGTGGAAAAGATAATGTAGACATGGTGTCACTGACTTTAGGGTATAATTTCTTCTAA
- the rpmG gene encoding 50S ribosomal protein L33, whose product MRVNILMECTECKRRNYSTSKNKKNTDGRIELKKFCKWDKKVTVHKETKK is encoded by the coding sequence ATGAGAGTAAACATTTTAATGGAATGTACAGAGTGTAAGAGAAGAAACTACAGTACTTCTAAGAACAAAAAAAACACGGATGGTAGAATTGAATTAAAAAAATTCTGTAAGTGGGATAAGAAAGTAACTGTGCATAAAGAAACTAAGAAGTAA
- the secE gene encoding preprotein translocase subunit SecE — MNTLLQNVKTEYKKVVWPSKDEIVKSTLLVAAMSVAVSIYVGAFDVIASRILKMMGTFFGG, encoded by the coding sequence ATGAATACTTTGTTACAGAACGTTAAGACTGAATATAAGAAAGTTGTATGGCCTAGCAAAGATGAGATTGTTAAGTCAACATTACTTGTTGCAGCTATGAGTGTCGCGGTGAGTATCTATGTAGGTGCTTTTGACGTGATAGCTTCGAGGATACTTAAGATGATGGGTACCTTTTTTGGAGGGTAA
- the nusG gene encoding transcription termination/antitermination protein NusG has protein sequence MERKIEKKWYMIHTYSSYEKKVKADLEKRIQTLELTDKVFRIVVPEEEIKEIKNGKEKIVFRKLFPGYVMIEMEAVREETNDGIWYSVDSDAWYVIRNTNGVTGFVGIGSDPIPMEDEEVATILRFLGEEGEEKPEPKEEIILDFKAGDMVELLEGGFAGSVGEVNNIDLEHGKVKIMIDMFGRMTPVEIGVNEVKKVMS, from the coding sequence ATGGAAAGAAAAATAGAAAAAAAATGGTATATGATTCATACGTATTCCAGTTATGAAAAGAAAGTGAAAGCTGACTTAGAAAAAAGAATTCAGACACTTGAATTAACAGATAAAGTTTTTAGAATTGTGGTTCCTGAAGAAGAGATAAAGGAAATTAAAAACGGTAAAGAAAAAATCGTTTTCAGAAAATTATTTCCAGGTTACGTAATGATAGAAATGGAAGCAGTTAGAGAAGAGACAAACGACGGTATATGGTACAGTGTTGATTCTGATGCATGGTATGTAATCAGAAACACTAACGGTGTAACAGGATTTGTTGGTATTGGATCTGATCCTATCCCTATGGAAGATGAGGAAGTAGCAACTATCCTTAGATTCTTAGGAGAAGAAGGAGAAGAAAAACCTGAACCTAAGGAAGAGATCATATTAGATTTCAAAGCTGGGGATATGGTAGAACTGCTTGAGGGCGGTTTTGCTGGAAGTGTTGGTGAAGTTAATAATATTGACTTAGAACATGGAAAAGTAAAGATAATGATAGATATGTTTGGTAGAATGACTCCTGTAGAGATTGGGGTTAACGAAGTTAAGAAAGTAATGTCTTAA
- the rplK gene encoding 50S ribosomal protein L11 codes for MAKDVIGLIKLQLQAGKANPAPPVGPALGQHGVNIMEFCKAFNSKTQDKAGFIIPVEIKVYSDRSFTFVLKTPPASDLLKKAAGIKSAAANSKTDVAGTVTSAQIQEIAETKMVDLNAGSLEAAMSIIAGSARSMGIKIEG; via the coding sequence ATGGCAAAAGACGTAATCGGATTAATTAAATTACAATTACAAGCAGGGAAAGCAAACCCGGCACCACCAGTTGGACCAGCATTAGGTCAACATGGTGTAAACATCATGGAATTCTGTAAAGCGTTCAACTCAAAAACTCAAGATAAGGCTGGATTCATAATACCAGTGGAGATCAAAGTATATTCTGACAGATCTTTCACATTCGTATTAAAAACACCACCTGCATCAGATTTATTAAAAAAAGCAGCTGGAATCAAATCAGCAGCAGCAAATTCAAAGACTGATGTTGCTGGAACAGTAACTTCTGCACAAATTCAAGAGATCGCTGAAACTAAAATGGTAGACTTAAACGCTGGATCGTTAGAAGCAGCTATGAGCATCATTGCTGGATCTGCAAGATCAATGGGAATCAAAATAGAAGGTTAA
- the rplA gene encoding 50S ribosomal protein L1, which yields MANKKAKKYVEAAKLVETGKLYEVKDALELVAKTKTANFVETVEVALRLGVDPRHADQQVRGTVVLPHGSGKVTKVLVLTQGENMQKALDAGADYAGAEEYIEQIQKGWFDFDVVIATPDMMPKLGKLGRTLGTKGLMPNPKSGTVTTNVAQAVSEFKRGKLAFRVDKLGSIHVGIGKVDFTAEQIEDNFKAFMAEITRLKPSAAKGQYLRTVALSLTMGPGIKIDPILASKYLEA from the coding sequence ATGGCAAACAAAAAAGCTAAAAAATACGTAGAAGCTGCTAAATTAGTAGAGACTGGTAAATTATATGAAGTTAAAGATGCATTAGAATTAGTTGCAAAGACTAAAACTGCAAATTTCGTAGAAACTGTTGAAGTTGCATTAAGATTAGGAGTAGATCCTAGACATGCTGACCAACAAGTAAGAGGAACTGTAGTATTACCTCATGGTTCTGGTAAAGTAACTAAAGTATTAGTATTAACTCAAGGTGAAAACATGCAAAAAGCATTAGATGCAGGAGCAGACTATGCAGGAGCAGAAGAATATATCGAGCAAATCCAAAAAGGTTGGTTTGATTTTGATGTAGTAATCGCTACACCAGACATGATGCCTAAGTTAGGAAAATTAGGTAGAACTTTAGGAACAAAAGGTTTAATGCCTAATCCTAAATCAGGAACTGTAACTACTAACGTAGCACAAGCAGTATCTGAATTCAAAAGAGGAAAGCTTGCATTCAGAGTAGATAAATTAGGATCTATTCATGTAGGAATCGGAAAAGTAGATTTCACAGCTGAGCAAATTGAAGATAACTTCAAAGCATTCATGGCAGAAATCACTAGATTAAAGCCATCAGCAGCTAAAGGTCAATACCTTAGAACTGTAGCTTTATCTTTAACTATGGGACCTGGAATCAAAATTGATCCTATCCTTGCTTCTAAATACTTAGAAGCTTAA
- the rplJ gene encoding 50S ribosomal protein L10 encodes MATEAKKLVVAELAQKIKDAKTIVLVDYQGINAKDDTEIKKQLRESGSEYLVAKNRLFKIALTEAGVADSFDDLLEGTTAFAFGYEDAVAPAKVVYEFGKGKKDLFNIKGGYSEGKRVEISEIEALATLPSREALLSMVLNGMLGPIRKLAYGIVAIADQKEEA; translated from the coding sequence ATGGCAACTGAAGCAAAAAAATTAGTAGTAGCAGAATTAGCTCAAAAAATCAAAGACGCTAAAACAATCGTACTTGTAGATTATCAAGGTATCAACGCAAAAGATGATACTGAGATCAAGAAACAATTAAGAGAATCTGGATCTGAATACTTAGTAGCTAAGAATAGATTATTCAAAATAGCTTTAACTGAGGCAGGTGTAGCAGATTCATTTGACGATCTTTTAGAAGGAACTACAGCATTTGCGTTTGGATATGAAGATGCAGTAGCACCAGCTAAAGTGGTTTACGAATTTGGTAAAGGGAAAAAAGATTTATTTAACATCAAAGGTGGTTACTCTGAAGGGAAAAGAGTTGAGATTTCTGAAATAGAAGCATTAGCAACTTTACCATCAAGAGAAGCATTACTATCTATGGTATTAAATGGAATGTTAGGACCAATCAGAAAGTTAGCATACGGTATCGTAGCTATCGCTGATCAAAAAGAAGAGGCGTAA
- the rplL gene encoding 50S ribosomal protein L7/L12 produces MAFNQEAFIADLEAMTVLELKEVVEALENHFGVTAAAPVAVAGAAAEVEEQTEFDVIIMSAGAKKIAVIKELRAITGLGLKEAKAMAEEAGAKVKEGVSKEEAAEVAAKLEEAGAVIEVK; encoded by the coding sequence ATGGCATTTAACCAAGAAGCTTTCATCGCTGATTTAGAAGCAATGACTGTATTAGAATTAAAAGAAGTAGTTGAAGCATTAGAAAATCACTTTGGAGTAACAGCAGCAGCACCAGTAGCAGTAGCAGGAGCAGCAGCAGAAGTAGAAGAGCAAACTGAATTTGATGTAATAATCATGTCAGCAGGAGCTAAGAAAATAGCTGTAATCAAAGAATTAAGAGCTATCACTGGATTAGGTCTTAAAGAAGCAAAAGCAATGGCTGAAGAAGCTGGAGCAAAAGTTAAAGAAGGAGTTTCTAAAGAAGAAGCAGCTGAAGTTGCAGCTAAATTAGAAGAAGCTGGAGCAGTAATAGAAGTTAAGTAA
- the rpoB gene encoding DNA-directed RNA polymerase subunit beta — MTKLIKRTSFGRIKERGTMPHFLEFQLNSYEDFLQAKKDPTSRENKGLESAFKEIFPIESSNGDIKLDYVGYELHENEPPLNDELECKKRGKTFSSSLKVRLRLENKKAGNEIQESLVYFGEIPRMTEHATFIINGAERVVVSQLHRSPGVSFTKEVNIQTAKDMFTGKIIPYKGTWLEFETDKNDYLNVKIDRKKKVLAPVFLKAVDFYETNAEIMEDLLETRVKDLTEYYEKYSNRDELLSVLRTKIEGSFIKEDVYDEETGEIILEAENVIDEMTVEKIIDEKLETLTYWEVKPEDKVLANSLLDDTTENSDDAVMEVFKKLRPGDMVTVDSARSLIRQMFFNPQRYDFASVGRYKMNKRLKLDVAEDIVVLTKEDVMATIRYAIGLYGGDGHTDDIDNLSNRRVRGVGELLHMQIRSGLAKMNKMVKEKMTVQDASALTPQSLLNTRPLNALILDFFGSGQLSQFMDQSNPLAELTHKRRISALGPGGLSRERAGFEVRDVHDSHYGRVCPIETPEGPNIGLIGSLATYARVNKYGFMETPYVKVTDGIADFEDIRYLAADEEEGLFIAQADTVMDEETNEITGDGLCRFGHEVVWVNGKKIDYLDVSPKQVVSVSAGLIPFLEHDDANRALMGSNMQRQAVPLLRGEAPFVGTGLERKVAVDSGAVVVSRTTGEVTSLDASKIVITEKTKNGTKDHVYKMLNFERSNQAMCLHQTPLVDMGQKVEVGTILADGPSTKGGDLALGRNILMAFMPWEGYNFEDGILISDRLRKEDVFTSLHIEEYEVDARSTKLGDEEITREIPNVGEEALRNLDERGIIRVGAKVGPGDILVGKTTPKGETEPPAEEKLLRAIFGEKARDVRDTSLKMPHGSKGTVVEILELARENGDELKAGINRSIRIFIAEKRKINVGDKISGRHGNKGVISRVLPAEDMPFLEDGTHVDIVLNPLGVPSRMNIGQVLEVHLGLALGFMKDEDGDDGVYIETPVFDSGDKESGGHEATIKNYLEEAGFDRSGKVNLIDGRTGEPFDNPVTVGRMYILKLHHLVEDKMHARAIGPYSLVTQQPLGGKAQFGGQRLGEMEVWALEAYGASSILQEMLTVKSDDVMGRTKTYEAIVKGEEMPEASLPESFKVLLKEFQALALDIELFDTEGDVIDVSSDLAKEEIITEFSLADLKEED; from the coding sequence ATGACAAAGCTTATTAAAAGAACTAGTTTTGGAAGGATAAAAGAGAGGGGTACAATGCCTCATTTCTTAGAATTCCAATTAAACTCGTATGAGGACTTTTTACAGGCTAAAAAAGATCCTACTTCAAGAGAAAACAAGGGATTAGAGTCGGCCTTTAAGGAGATATTTCCAATAGAATCTTCTAATGGTGACATTAAATTAGATTATGTAGGGTATGAGTTACATGAAAATGAACCTCCACTAAATGACGAATTAGAGTGTAAAAAAAGAGGAAAAACTTTTTCATCTTCTTTAAAAGTTAGGCTGAGATTAGAAAATAAAAAAGCCGGGAATGAAATACAAGAAAGTTTAGTTTACTTTGGAGAGATCCCGAGAATGACTGAACACGCTACATTCATAATAAATGGTGCAGAGAGAGTAGTAGTTTCACAACTACATAGATCACCAGGTGTATCTTTTACTAAGGAAGTAAATATCCAGACAGCTAAAGATATGTTTACTGGTAAGATAATTCCATACAAGGGAACTTGGCTGGAATTTGAAACTGACAAAAATGACTATCTTAATGTAAAGATAGACAGAAAGAAAAAGGTATTAGCACCTGTATTCTTAAAGGCAGTAGATTTCTATGAGACTAATGCAGAGATAATGGAAGATCTATTAGAAACTAGGGTAAAAGATCTTACAGAATATTATGAAAAATACTCTAACAGAGATGAATTATTATCTGTTCTTAGAACTAAGATAGAGGGAAGTTTCATAAAGGAAGACGTTTATGATGAAGAAACTGGAGAGATCATCTTAGAAGCAGAAAATGTTATCGATGAGATGACAGTGGAAAAGATCATAGATGAAAAATTAGAAACTCTTACTTACTGGGAAGTTAAACCTGAAGACAAGGTATTAGCTAATTCATTATTAGATGATACAACTGAAAATTCAGATGACGCTGTAATGGAAGTGTTTAAAAAGTTGAGACCAGGAGATATGGTAACTGTAGATTCAGCTAGATCTCTTATCAGACAAATGTTCTTCAACCCTCAAAGATATGACTTTGCTTCAGTTGGAAGATATAAGATGAACAAGAGATTAAAATTAGATGTTGCAGAAGACATAGTTGTATTAACTAAGGAAGATGTAATGGCTACTATCAGATATGCAATAGGATTATATGGTGGAGACGGTCATACAGATGATATAGACAACCTTTCTAACAGAAGGGTAAGGGGAGTAGGAGAACTACTTCATATGCAAATCAGATCAGGATTAGCTAAGATGAACAAGATGGTAAAGGAAAAAATGACTGTACAGGATGCGTCAGCACTTACACCGCAATCATTATTAAATACCAGACCACTTAATGCACTTATCTTAGATTTCTTCGGATCAGGTCAATTATCACAATTCATGGACCAATCTAACCCACTGGCAGAGTTAACTCATAAGAGAAGAATATCTGCATTAGGACCTGGAGGACTTTCAAGAGAAAGAGCAGGATTTGAGGTTAGAGACGTACATGATTCACATTATGGAAGAGTCTGCCCGATAGAAACTCCAGAGGGACCAAATATCGGACTTATAGGATCTTTAGCAACTTATGCTAGGGTAAATAAATATGGATTCATGGAAACTCCATATGTAAAAGTAACTGATGGAATAGCTGATTTTGAAGATATCAGATATTTAGCAGCAGATGAGGAAGAGGGATTATTTATTGCCCAGGCCGATACTGTAATGGATGAAGAAACAAATGAAATCACTGGTGATGGATTATGTAGATTTGGACATGAAGTTGTATGGGTAAACGGTAAAAAGATAGATTATTTAGATGTATCTCCTAAGCAGGTAGTATCTGTATCAGCTGGATTAATTCCTTTCTTAGAGCACGATGACGCCAACAGAGCATTAATGGGATCAAACATGCAAAGACAAGCAGTACCTTTACTTAGAGGAGAAGCTCCATTTGTTGGGACTGGTCTTGAGAGAAAGGTAGCAGTAGATTCAGGAGCAGTTGTTGTATCCAGAACAACTGGTGAGGTAACTAGTTTAGATGCCAGCAAGATAGTGATAACTGAAAAAACAAAAAATGGAACTAAAGACCATGTATATAAGATGTTAAACTTTGAAAGATCTAACCAAGCTATGTGTTTACACCAAACACCATTAGTAGACATGGGTCAGAAAGTAGAAGTAGGTACTATCTTAGCAGATGGACCATCTACAAAAGGTGGAGACTTAGCACTTGGAAGAAATATCCTGATGGCATTCATGCCTTGGGAAGGATATAACTTCGAGGATGGAATCTTGATATCTGACAGACTTAGAAAGGAAGATGTATTTACTTCCCTTCATATTGAAGAGTATGAAGTGGATGCCAGATCTACTAAGTTAGGAGATGAAGAGATAACTAGAGAGATCCCTAATGTAGGAGAAGAAGCTCTTAGAAACCTGGATGAAAGAGGAATCATAAGAGTAGGAGCAAAAGTAGGACCAGGAGATATCTTGGTAGGAAAGACTACTCCAAAAGGAGAGACTGAACCACCTGCAGAGGAAAAATTACTCCGAGCTATCTTTGGTGAAAAAGCCAGAGACGTAAGAGATACATCGCTTAAGATGCCTCACGGTTCTAAGGGTACAGTAGTAGAGATCTTAGAATTAGCCAGAGAAAATGGAGATGAATTAAAAGCTGGGATCAATAGATCTATCAGAATATTTATCGCTGAAAAAAGAAAGATAAACGTAGGAGATAAAATCTCTGGACGTCATGGAAATAAAGGGGTAATTTCAAGAGTATTACCTGCAGAAGATATGCCATTCTTAGAAGATGGAACACATGTTGATATCGTACTTAATCCATTAGGGGTACCATCACGGATGAATATCGGGCAAGTACTAGAGGTACATTTAGGACTAGCTCTTGGATTTATGAAAGATGAAGATGGAGACGACGGTGTTTATATCGAAACTCCGGTATTTGATAGTGGAGACAAAGAGTCAGGTGGACATGAGGCAACTATAAAGAATTACCTGGAGGAAGCCGGTTTCGACAGATCTGGTAAGGTAAACTTAATAGATGGTAGAACAGGAGAACCATTTGATAATCCTGTAACTGTTGGACGTATGTATATTCTTAAACTTCATCATTTAGTTGAAGATAAGATGCATGCTAGAGCAATCGGACCATACTCACTGGTAACTCAGCAGCCGCTAGGTGGAAAAGCACAGTTTGGTGGACAAAGATTAGGAGAGATGGAAGTTTGGGCACTTGAAGCATATGGAGCTTCTAGCATCTTACAAGAGATGTTAACGGTGAAATCAGATGACGTTATGGGTAGAACTAAGACCTATGAAGCCATCGTTAAAGGTGAAGAGATGCCAGAAGCAAGTTTACCAGAATCATTTAAAGTATTATTAAAAGAATTCCAAGCATTAGCATTGGATATTGAATTATTTGATACTGAAGGTGACGTAATAGACGTTTCAAGCGACTTAGCAAAAGAGGAAATCATCACTGAATTCTCATTGGCGGACTTAAAAGAAGAAGATTAA